The genomic window TATCGCGGACGATCTTCATCACCCGTTTGGCACGATGCGGCGTTACATCTGCCAGCCACTCCGCAAACAGATCCTTGATCTCAAGGGGCAGCCGCAACATCACATAGCCCGCCTCCCGCGCGCCCATGCGGGCAACGGCCTTGAGGATGGATTCAATCTCATGGTCATTGAGGGCGGGAATAACCGGCGCCACCATGACACCTGTGGGAATGCCCGCTTCGGAGAGCTGACGAATGGCATCAAGCCGCCGTCCCGGCGTTGAGGCGCGCGGTTCCATCGCCCGCGCCAGCTTGCCGTCCAGAGTTGTGACGGAGAGCGCAACTTTCACAAGCCCGTCCCGCGCCATCTCGCTCAATATGTCGATGTCGCGGGTGACCATGGCGGACTTGGTGACAATGCCGACAGGGTGCTTGTGCTCAGCAAGCACTTCAAGAACCTGCCGCGTGATCCGGCGCTCGCGCTCAATTGGCTGATACGGGTCCGTATTTGTGCCAATGGCAATCGTGCGCGGCTCATAGCCGGACTTGGACAACTCACGCCGCAGCAGCTTGGCGGCATTGGGTTTGGCAAACAGCTTGCTCTCGAAGTCGAGCCCGGCCGACAGCCCCATATAGGCGTGGGTCGGTCGCGCAAAGCAGTAGACACAGCCATGCTCACACCCCCGATAGGGGTTGATCGACCGGTCGAAGGAAATGTCCGGTGACTGGTTGCGCGTGATGATGGTCCGGGCCGCTTCGTCGCTGACGTGGGTCCGCAAAGGCTTTTCGTCCTCTGCGATGTCCCATCCATCGTCAAACGCCTCCGCGGCCCGGTGCTCATAGCGCCCCGAGCGATTGGAACGCGCGCCGCGACCTTTGCGTGCTTCGTGCAGTCTTCCCGTTTTGGGGGAAGGAAGACTGCTGCCCGGCCCGAAATCGGGGCGCGAGACGGGGCCTGGGGCAGGGCGTATCTCCCCATCCGCATCACCGGGCATCAAAGCGCGTGTCTGTGGCTGACCGGATTGGGGGGCGGTCAGGGGAAACACGGGCATGGTCGCAGCGCGCGCTGTCTCGTTGGCCTGATGCGGTGGGATATCTGAGGCCGGGTCTGCCGCCCCGGCCTCCCGCCGCAAGCCAAATTCAATAATCTCTTGGTGCGCTGTTCTGTTCATGTGAGGAATATAATCACAACAAAAAGAACAAGACAAGAACATTTAGGTTAACGCCAAGCGCCCTTCGCAGGCGCAGCAAAACCACGCTAAAGTCCGCCGCATGCTGAGCGTCGTGATTCCAACTTTGAACGCTGAAAAGTCACTCACCCGGGTGCTGGCGGCGCTGATCCGCCCGACCGTCCGTGGGCTGATCAAGGACGTGGTCATTGTCGATGGCGGCTCTACAGATGGCACCGAACGCATTGCTGAAACATCGGGTGCGAAATTCGTGAGCGCGCCCAAAGGCCGGGGCACCCAGCTGGCGGCCGGGGCGCAGGCGGCGCGCGGCGAGTGGCTGTTGTTCCTCCACGCTGACACGGTGCTGCAGCCCGGCTGGGAAGAAGAAGTGGAAACACTTCTTGAGCGGCTGGAAAAGCGAGGCGAAAAAGGCCTCGATTTCGCAGCCGTCTTCAAATTTGCATTGGACGACTTTTCTCTGTGGGCGCGCATGCTCGAAGGTATTGTCTCGTGGCGCTGCCGCCTCTTTGGTCTGCCTTATGGCGACCAGGGCCTGATGGTCTCTCGCAGACTGTATGACCAGCTCGGCGGCTATCGCCCCTTGCAGATCATGGAAGACGTTGACCTGGTCCGCCGCATTGGCCGCCGCCGTCTTGTTTTCCTGCGGTCACCCGCCGTCACCAGCCCCGAGCACTATTTGAATGACGGCTATATCGCCCGCTCATCCAGAAACGCTCTATGCCTGATGCTTTACTATTTGGGCGTAAACCCCGACCGCATCGCCCGCGTCTACTCGCGGCGCTAGATCATTAGCGACAAGATGCCACTTTCTCAGATTTCCCCTGGGACATTACGGTCGATGGCAGCTCTGTCAGGATTGCTACATCCCCCAAAGGGAGCGTCGACCATGAACACTTTCCTTGCCATTGCGGCAGGCCTCAGCTTGTTCAATCTGGCCCTTCATTTTTTCATGGGCGGCAGGTCAATTGCCCGTCCATTGCTCAATGATCAGAACCTTACAACCGAGGTCAAATACGTTCTCTACTACTGCTGGCACCTCGTCACTCTTGCTATTGCGCTGCAGGCCGGACTGTTTGTCGTTGCTATGCTTTACCCGGCAATGCCGGAGACAAACGCTCTGATCATTGTTGGGACTCTCTTTGCGGCCAGCTTTGCGGTGCTCGGCATTCTCATGGCCCCCGCCCTTAAAATTTCCTACAGCGTGCTGCCCCAAGGGTGGTTGTTTGTGCCCGTCGCGATGTGCGGTGTGGTAGGTCTTACCTGATCTTCTCACCCAGACACGACCGAACCGGCCTCGGACCATTCGCACGATGCAAAACACCCTCGCCATCATGGCCAAAGCACCTGCCATGGGCCGGGTTAAGACACGCCTGGCAAAGGATGTTGGTCCGGTTGAAGCGACGCGTTTCTATCGTGTGGCCCTCGCCCGCTTGATCCGCAGGCTAGCAGCCGACCCACGCTGGCAAACCGTCGTTGCAGCAAGCCCTGATATGCAGGCGCTCCCAGATCAACGATGGCTGCAAAACGCAGATGCGGTCGTGCCGCAGGGTGAAGGTGACCTTGGCGCGCGCATGCAGCGCGTCTTTGATACGGCTCCCAAAGGGCCGGTGGTCATCATCGGCAGCGACATCCCCGACATCTCTGCTCGTCACATAGCGCAGGCGTTCAAGGCCCTCGGCAACAATGATGCCGTCATGGGCCCGTCCGTAGACGGAGGGTATTGGCTCATTGGCCAGAAGCGCATGCCGAAAGTGCTGATGCCGTTTGAGAATGTGGAATGGTCAAGCGGTCGCGAATGCGATCAGACAGTTGCTAATTTTGCCACGGCCCGCGTGTCGATGCTCAATGAGTTGTCTGATGTGGACAGCGGTGCAGACTTAGCCCAGTGGCGTGGGCGCTGCGGCTAGGAGCCAATGCGAGTTGAACCCGGATCAAGTCCGGGGTAATCGGATTTTGATGAAAACAGGCCGTATCCCCGGACTTGATCCGGGGTCCACTCGCCTTGCAACAAGCCTAAAGCCGTGAAGCGTTCTGCACCGTGGCACCCGCACGCTCAATTGGCGCGTAGACAGGCCAGCCGCCAGCAGCTGCCTGGTCGAGGGACGGTGAGGGCTGACCAAGGCGCAGGCGATAAAGCCAGAGATTGGTCATGATGCGTTCCACATAGCCGCGGGTTTCAGCTGCCGGGATGCTTTCAATGAAAGTCAGCGGGTCCTGTGCGTCTTCGCCGATCTGCTTCGTCCAGCGAATGAGATTGCCCGGCCCGGC from Candidatus Phaeomarinobacter ectocarpi includes these protein-coding regions:
- a CDS encoding PA0069 family radical SAM protein, which translates into the protein MPGDADGEIRPAPGPVSRPDFGPGSSLPSPKTGRLHEARKGRGARSNRSGRYEHRAAEAFDDGWDIAEDEKPLRTHVSDEAARTIITRNQSPDISFDRSINPYRGCEHGCVYCFARPTHAYMGLSAGLDFESKLFAKPNAAKLLRRELSKSGYEPRTIAIGTNTDPYQPIERERRITRQVLEVLAEHKHPVGIVTKSAMVTRDIDILSEMARDGLVKVALSVTTLDGKLARAMEPRASTPGRRLDAIRQLSEAGIPTGVMVAPVIPALNDHEIESILKAVARMGAREAGYVMLRLPLEIKDLFAEWLADVTPHRAKRVMKIVRDMRGGKDYDAEWGKRMTGGGPYAWTISRRFALAMERHGLSRQRLPLRTDLFEAPNAGPKQLALL
- a CDS encoding TIGR04283 family arsenosugar biosynthesis glycosyltransferase, producing the protein MLSVVIPTLNAEKSLTRVLAALIRPTVRGLIKDVVIVDGGSTDGTERIAETSGAKFVSAPKGRGTQLAAGAQAARGEWLLFLHADTVLQPGWEEEVETLLERLEKRGEKGLDFAAVFKFALDDFSLWARMLEGIVSWRCRLFGLPYGDQGLMVSRRLYDQLGGYRPLQIMEDVDLVRRIGRRRLVFLRSPAVTSPEHYLNDGYIARSSRNALCLMLYYLGVNPDRIARVYSRR
- a CDS encoding TIGR04282 family arsenosugar biosynthesis glycosyltransferase, which produces MQNTLAIMAKAPAMGRVKTRLAKDVGPVEATRFYRVALARLIRRLAADPRWQTVVAASPDMQALPDQRWLQNADAVVPQGEGDLGARMQRVFDTAPKGPVVIIGSDIPDISARHIAQAFKALGNNDAVMGPSVDGGYWLIGQKRMPKVLMPFENVEWSSGRECDQTVANFATARVSMLNELSDVDSGADLAQWRGRCG